TCGCAGTGGAGCCAGTTGGATGACCTGTTGAACCGCGGTCAGGCTCCAGAGTAACCCAGTCTTGCTATTCGCATTGAGCCGTTTAGAAATTTGCCTATCGGCAGTTCCGTTTTATCGGCGGTCGGGAGTCTTGCTTTGGGAAGTCGACGCAATCTTTCAATCCTCGTAGTTATGGGGCTGGTTGTTGCCTCACTGGTTGTCGGTGAAATTCGGCGACTCAGGCACCAGCACGATGCGAGTCGCAACGAACGAATCGTAAGCGATGCACCAGATTATGAGTGTGCCAAAGACCGCGCCGTCCGGGAGCCGCTCTTGACCTCCAGCGGAGATTGCTTCCGAGATATCACAGCAGAAGCAGGCCTTGATTTTCAGCATTGCGTCGGCCCACTTGGAACGTATTTTATGCCGGAATCAACGGGAGCCGGCGTAGCCCTGCTGGACATCGACAACGACAGCCTTCTGGATTTGTATTTCATTAATAGTGGGCCATCTCCCGGCGTTCATCGCTCACTGCCGGTCAGCCTTCCAACATGCAATCGAATGTTTCGGCAAACAGCAACCGCTACATTCGAAGACGTTACTGCAAAATCCGGGTTGGGCGACACTGGATACGGTGGAGGAGTTGCGGTTGGCGACGTCGATAACGATGGCCGTCCGGATATCTACGTGACTAACTATGGGCAGGATTGCCTGTTTAAAAACAATGGTGACGGAACCTTCGTGGATATCGCGACGATGAGCGGCATTATCGAACAGGAATGGGGCACCTGCGCCGCGATGTTTGACTACGACCGCGATGGCTGGCTGGATATCTTCGTTGTGAACTACACGGCTGATCCGGAACATCACCATTCTGTCTCATGTGGTTTTCAGCATGGCATGGTCAGCTACTGCGGACCTCACAAATTTACACCCACTGTTGATCGCATCTACCACAATGAAGGACTGTCATCGAATACCCAATCTGTCAACTTTCGAGACGTCACGGACGACGCCGGTCTAGGTGCAGTGACAACTTTTGGGTTTGGTGTGATCTGCGCAGATCTTACAGGGGATCACTGGCCTGACATTTTTGTGGCGAATGACGGTGATGCAAATCGACTTTGGGTTAACGGAGGTGACGGAAAATTCACTGAGGAGGCGACGCTTCGAGGCGTTGCCTACAACAAGCACGGGATGCCGGAAGGTGGTATGGGAGTCGCACTTGGCGATGTCAACGGAGACCTGCATCCGGATCTGGCCGTGTCTCACCTTTCTGGTGAAACGACCACGATCTACGAAGGCAATCAAAGCGGTCTGTACATGGACGCGACTGAGAATTCGGGGGTTGATACGGCATCCAGGCGGCACACCGGCTGGGGAATGGCACTCGCAGACCTAAATTTGAACGGCCGACTGGATATGCCCCTTGTGCATGGATTGGTGATACCGTGCCATTCCGGATTTCCGTTTCATGGTGAGGATCACTTTCAGGTCAGAGACGACGTGATCACCGATGCAGAAGGCTATTGGTCATGGTACGCAGACGACAACATGTTGCTGATGGGACAGGCCGATGGTTCCTACGTAAACTCTCCACGGCAGGGCGGTGATTTCTGTTCCGTGCTGGCTTCGGGGCGGGGGCTCGGTTTGGGAGACATTGATGAGGACGGCGATTTGGATATGGTTGTCACCAACTGCGGCGGACAATCACGCCTTTACCGAAATGATCTGAAGCGGGTGGGAAACTGGCTGATAATCAGAGTTTTGACAGGCAACCCTGGTCGCAATGCTATCGGCGCTGAAGTAGTGGTCAATTCAGCAGGGCGTTCCTGGTCGTCCGCACTTGTTCCCCAAACCAGCTATCTTTGCAGTCACGATCAGCGGGTGCACTTCGGACTGGGGGACGTTGACTCCGTCGACTCAGTAACCGTAGTCTGGCCGGACGGTCCCCCGGAATCCAGTCGAGAAGTGTTTCACGGTTTTTCGACCAATCGCGTCATAACTCTCCGTCGCGGAGAAGGCAGTCCGTACCAGAAAGACATTCCATGATTTTGAATTGGAGCAATGAATTTGGAGCGGCTGGTGTCGCGATCTACGGACTTGTCACGTTGCTTCTGCTGGTAACGCTCGTGCCCGGCACGATTCTGGTCATAGGTGGACTTACCGGCACACCCCGAAGAAAACACAGTGTCGGGTGCTGGTTGTGCTTTTTTTCCGTGTCGAGTCTCTCTTGGTTTCTGCTGGTGTATAGTCTGGCATTTGCGTCCACGTTTGATCCCAATGAACCGAAAGCGGTGGCAGGCGCGCCAATGGGGATGAGCGAAATGATCGAACAGAATGTAAACACCGTGGACCGACGGCATTTAATGGGCCGTGGCGGGTTCATCGGGAATCTGGATTTCGCTTTCTTTCGAACGTTGTCCCCGCAGGGAAACTCAGACCAGCCAATGTTTTCCTCCCGGCGCCCGTTTCACCAAATCCCGCACGCACTGTTTCAGGTATACCAACTCGCCATTTACCTGGCAGCGACTGGCGCGATGGCGGTCGCGTTTCTCACGCGGTGGTCGTGGCTTAGATCTGGAACTGCTGCACTTGCCTGGGGAGCGGTCGTTTATGCACCGCTGGTGCACTGGCTATGGGGTGATGGCTGGCTGAGTATGCAAGGCGCTTTCGATTTCGGGGGCGGGATGTTCTTCCTGATCGTCGGCTGTTCGCTTGCCGCGACATTGAAAGCAGAAACTCCAGCTTATCCATCAGTGACGAATTCACCGCCTGCCAGTGGCGACCAATGCATTCGTGCGGCAGCAATCACTTTGCTACTGGCGGGGGCGACGTTACTGAATACCACGTTCAGCCTGCCAGTGCCAGGCGTGCAGGCAGTCGCGTTGTTTAACGGTGTATCGTCCGTCGCGACCGCGTGTGCAGTATGGTGCGGTTTGTCCAGGCTCACTCAATCGGGGATTTCAAATAACACCGGCATACATGGTGCCATCGCAGGGCTTAGTGTGGCCTGCGGGGCTTCTGGCGTGATCGTCCCAGTCTCCGGCTTGATTGTTGCGTTGGCCGGTGCCTCACTTGGTTTCGGCATTTCAGCGCTTGCGGCCAGGTTGCCGCAGCACAGAGGTGCAATCATTTGCCTTGCCTGCATGGCATCACCGGCGGCGGTTGGGTTGCTCGCCACCGGGATCTTTGGCCATGAGAATTACGGAGTTCGCCACTGGAACGGGGCGACCATTTTCGGGCTTGCGGAGGGGAACATGTCTCAGTTGCCTGCTCAGGTACTAATGGTCGGCGTCGTTGCTGCGTCGGCTTTCGCGGGATCATATGTTACCCGCTTCATCGGACAACGCCTTTCCCGACAATGACATACGACACCACGCGGCGGAGAGAGTTCCTGGCTTGAGCAATTCCGCCGCGCGTCGATTCTCGCTACTGTCCCAGAAGTGCTCTGCCGGGCTCCTTCTTCTGGCTTCCACTACCGCTGCTGGTGAGTTTAATCTCAACGTCGGTAAGTCCTTCTGGCGGAACTGTGATCTCACTCGAATTGATTGCAGCGCCTTGTGCTGCGGCCATCATCGCTGAAGGATCTGTCGATGCTCCATCAGCCTCGCTCCCAAGGCTAATCGTGTAGCTGCCTGGAATAATTCCATCGCCCGTGACATATGTTGTCGCGGAAAATGATCCATCCGACTCCGTTTTCGCATAAGCGGTCCTGGCTCCTCCATCGGCGGCTTTAGGGACGAAGCTAATGGACGCATTGCCGCGAGGCTGACCGTCAACCAGAACTGTTCCGGTTAATGTCACCGTCTTTTCCTTCATGCCATCATCTCCGCCACCACAACCGATGACGGAAGTCGCTAGCAAAGTCGAAGCAATTAACACAGTCCGATAATACAACACGAAAGGCACTCCAGTCTGAAAGTTAAATAACCAGTTTGCGTCCGTACAATGCCCAAAACCTTGCCTAAGCGTCGAACGACACCGCTCGGGATTTTCCCGTTCGCCACATCAAAGCAGATGATTCAACAGGAACAGGTGACGCGAAAGCAACCGCAGACGGTGGCTGATTGTACGCACGCAACCGGTGTGCGTACTGCACACCGGTTGCTGATGAGGGAACTATGAACACTTCACTGACGTAGAATCAGAAGTCGCCTGGAATTGGCTGGCCTGCTTCTGTTCCGCCGTTGAAAGTGTGCAAGGCAAACCACAGAGACGGTTGCTGTGCTCCCTGAATATTCTCGCTGATAAACCGCACCGCACCATCACCCAGCAGGAATTGACCTCCACCGGTGTGGACGGCGCTTGCTCCCGGCCAGTTGTTGTTAATGCCGAAACATGCAAGGTAGGTCGGAGGGTGAGCGTACGGCGACGCTTTCCACCAGTAGCTTGCAGTCTGGCCATCGGGGCGGACCCAGGCACGTGTCTGCACCTGGCCGATTCCTCGTAGAGCTGCCGAGTCCATTACGTCACCATTGCTTCCGGTGTCGATCAGTGCACATCGAAAGACGCTATTCCGCGGCAAGTTGTTACGTCGAACACCGCCGTTTGCTTGATGGCTGGGAGCACCGGGACGTGGCATGAAGCCTGATGTCGAA
This DNA window, taken from Fuerstiella marisgermanici, encodes the following:
- a CDS encoding CRTAC1 family protein; the encoded protein is MPESTGAGVALLDIDNDSLLDLYFINSGPSPGVHRSLPVSLPTCNRMFRQTATATFEDVTAKSGLGDTGYGGGVAVGDVDNDGRPDIYVTNYGQDCLFKNNGDGTFVDIATMSGIIEQEWGTCAAMFDYDRDGWLDIFVVNYTADPEHHHSVSCGFQHGMVSYCGPHKFTPTVDRIYHNEGLSSNTQSVNFRDVTDDAGLGAVTTFGFGVICADLTGDHWPDIFVANDGDANRLWVNGGDGKFTEEATLRGVAYNKHGMPEGGMGVALGDVNGDLHPDLAVSHLSGETTTIYEGNQSGLYMDATENSGVDTASRRHTGWGMALADLNLNGRLDMPLVHGLVIPCHSGFPFHGEDHFQVRDDVITDAEGYWSWYADDNMLLMGQADGSYVNSPRQGGDFCSVLASGRGLGLGDIDEDGDLDMVVTNCGGQSRLYRNDLKRVGNWLIIRVLTGNPGRNAIGAEVVVNSAGRSWSSALVPQTSYLCSHDQRVHFGLGDVDSVDSVTVVWPDGPPESSREVFHGFSTNRVITLRRGEGSPYQKDIP
- a CDS encoding ammonium transporter; its protein translation is MILNWSNEFGAAGVAIYGLVTLLLLVTLVPGTILVIGGLTGTPRRKHSVGCWLCFFSVSSLSWFLLVYSLAFASTFDPNEPKAVAGAPMGMSEMIEQNVNTVDRRHLMGRGGFIGNLDFAFFRTLSPQGNSDQPMFSSRRPFHQIPHALFQVYQLAIYLAATGAMAVAFLTRWSWLRSGTAALAWGAVVYAPLVHWLWGDGWLSMQGAFDFGGGMFFLIVGCSLAATLKAETPAYPSVTNSPPASGDQCIRAAAITLLLAGATLLNTTFSLPVPGVQAVALFNGVSSVATACAVWCGLSRLTQSGISNNTGIHGAIAGLSVACGASGVIVPVSGLIVALAGASLGFGISALAARLPQHRGAIICLACMASPAAVGLLATGIFGHENYGVRHWNGATIFGLAEGNMSQLPAQVLMVGVVAASAFAGSYVTRFIGQRLSRQ